In Aphis gossypii isolate Hap1 unplaced genomic scaffold, ASM2018417v2 Contig00429_ERROPOS248183, whole genome shotgun sequence, the following are encoded in one genomic region:
- the LOC114132404 gene encoding uncharacterized protein LOC114132404 — MNVDEIVEKDLKPNVKKTISSSNFWKKVEFFYSLMNPVAKWITKIESDTPQLSIVPIIFMELKISFEETFKNNDILRYEEKHNIMEAIDQRKEFCQSKIHKAANLLDPKYFGKLFDSKDHNEAIEFIYQLSKHMDNIEIDARKVISDFANFKNKYGPFSKTNEYLWVAAEETEALHWWTAFCNHTELGKIAIKILSLPATSAAVERTFSTYKDVHSSKRNRLLNERAAKLVFIKHNLQILKGTSKNSTKSTSDCDTDAPLSTLTSQNESTTNTIISTNDDIEISQGAEDDIEIYHETDDEYNLDDDDNLFFQVSTMKH; from the exons ATGAATGTTGatgaaattgttgaaaaagACCTGAAGCCAAATGTAAAGAAAACTATAAGCAGCTCAAATTTCTGGAAAAAAGTTGAATTTTTCTATAGTCTAATGAATCCAGTAGCAAAATGgattacaaaaattgaaagtGATACACCGCAACTAAGTATTgtgcctataatatttatggaattaaaaatatcatttgaagagacatttaaaaataatgacattttaagatatgaagaaaaacataatattatggaagcTATTGATCAAAGAAAAGAATTTTGTCAATCTAAAATCCATAAAGCTGCAAACTTACTTgacccaaaatattttggtaaattgTTTGATTCAAAAGACCACAATGAAgcaatagaatttatttatcagttatcTAAACACATGGATAATATAGAAATCGATGCAAGAAAGGTAATTTCTGATTTTGCCaacttcaaaaacaaatacggACCATTCTCAAAAACCAATGAATATCTTTGGGTTGCTGCAGAAGAGACAGAGGCATTACATTGGTGGACAGCATTTTGTAATCATACAGAACTTGGTAAAATagccataaaaatattatctttgccTGCAACTTCAGCTGCTGTAGAACGTACTTTTAGTACATATAAAGATGTTCACAGTTCAAAAAGAAATAGACTTTTAAATGAAAGAGCCGCTAAACTGGTgttcattaaacataatttgcag attttaaaaggCACATCGAAAAATAGCACTAAATCTACATCAGACTGTGATACTGATGCACCATTGTCCACATTAACGAGTCAAAATGAAAGCACaacaaatactattatatctaCAAATGATGATATTGAAATATCTCAAGGAGCTGAAgatgatattgaaatatatcatGAAACTGATGATGAGTATAATTtggatgatgatgataatttattttttcaagtttcaacgatgaaacattaa